The Syntrophorhabdus sp. region GTCAGACCGTGATAAAACCGTCGGAGGTGTTGACCCGGGTCGTGATGGACAACCCGCCCCCCTTTACCGGTGGAGATTACATGAAGCTCATGCACCGCAGGTCCCTGGAGATCGCGATAGTGGCCGTGGCCTCGAGGATAACCCTTGACGGCCCGGACGGGACGATCACGGACGCGAGGATCATTCTGAGTTCTGTGGCGCCGAAAGCCGTGCATGCCCCTCGCGCCGAGAAGAGCCTGCTGGGGGAGAGGCCCACGGAAAACCTTTTCGCTGAGGCGGCACGGATCGCTTCGACAGAATGCGCGCCGATAGACGATATCCGTGGAGGGGCCGGGTACCGCCGCAGCATGGTCGAGGTGCTGACGAGGCGAACGTTGCGGGGCGCTCTTGATGAGGCCCTGCGTCAGACCGGAGAAAGGGGTGGACGATGAAAAGACTGATAACCCTTATCGTGAACGGGAGGGCTTGCGAATTGGCGGTTGAGCAGAACAGGACGCTGGCGCAGGTTCTCAGGGAGGATCTTGGCCTGCTGGGGGTAAAAGTGGGCTGCGGTGTCGGGGATTGTGGTGCCTGCACAGTTGTCCTTGACGGTCGCTGCGTCAATTCCTGCCTCGTGCTTGCCGTTCAGGTGGACGGCAGCGAGGTTGATACGATAGAAGGCGTGTCCGAAGGTGGGAATTTGCATCCCGTCCAGGAGGCGTTTGTGGAACACGGGGCGATCCAGTGCGGTTTCTGCACCCCGGGGATGGTCCTGACGGCGAAAAACCTGCTCGAGAGGCGCCCGGACCCTTCCGAGGCGGAGGTAAGGGCGGCGCTGTCGGGGAATCTGTGCAGGTGCACCGGGTATCAGAAGATCGTCGAGGCGGTCCGCCTGGCGGCGAAGGCGATGAAGAAATAGGGAAGAGGAGAGCTGACCATGAAGGAGTACAGTGTCATCAACACGAGATTGCCACGGGTGGACGCCCGTGAGAAGGTGACAGGCTCGGCCCGGTACTCGGACGATCTTTCCATGACGGGAATGCTTTACGGAGCGCTTTTGCAGAGTCCGGTGGCCCACGCGAGGATAAAGAGGATCGATGCCTCGAAGGCGAGAAAACTGCCCGGAGTGAAGGACGTGGTAACGGCGCAGGAAGCCGGGAACGTCAGATACGGAGTGAGTCCGGCGCGATACGACGAGACCATTTTCTGCATCGACAAGGTCAGGTATATCGGGGACGAGATCGCGGCAGTTGCCGCTGAAGACCTGGACACGGCCATGGAGGCGATCGGACTGATCGAAGTGGAATACGAGGAACTGCCCATCGTCCTTGACCCCTTCGAGGCGATACGTGAGGGCGCCCCGGTAATACACGAAGACTTTCCGAACAACATCGGGGCCGAAGTCCACCAGGAATTCGGAAACGTGGAAGAAGCTTTCAAGGAATGCGATTACATCAGGACTGACAAATTCACGAACAAGAAGCAAGACGGGGCGTTTCTCGAGCCCCAGGCGTGTCTGGCCGTCTATGATTCCGGAGATGGTCTCACGCTCCGCTCGTCAACGCAGGTACCGCATTACGTCCAGAGGACCCTTGCGATGGTGCTGCGTCTGCCCGTGGGGAAGGTGAGGGTGGCGCAACCGTATGTAGGTGGAGGGTTCGGGCCGAAAGCTTCGGCCAGCACCCTCGA contains the following coding sequences:
- a CDS encoding (2Fe-2S)-binding protein, which encodes MKRLITLIVNGRACELAVEQNRTLAQVLREDLGLLGVKVGCGVGDCGACTVVLDGRCVNSCLVLAVQVDGSEVDTIEGVSEGGNLHPVQEAFVEHGAIQCGFCTPGMVLTAKNLLERRPDPSEAEVRAALSGNLCRCTGYQKIVEAVRLAAKAMKK